The Paludisphaera rhizosphaerae genome includes a region encoding these proteins:
- the mce gene encoding methylmalonyl-CoA epimerase, whose protein sequence is MAAADVKAVNHIGIAVRSIEAQKEYYTEVLGALFEGEEVVADQKVKVGFFRVGPVRFELLEPTDPTSTVATFIEKKGEGLHHVALEVDDINARIADVKAKGLRMIDEKARPGSHHLQIAFVHPKSTFGVLTELCEVSKDAH, encoded by the coding sequence ATGGCCGCCGCCGACGTCAAGGCCGTCAACCACATCGGCATCGCCGTCCGGTCGATCGAGGCCCAGAAGGAATACTACACCGAGGTGCTCGGCGCTCTCTTCGAGGGAGAGGAAGTCGTCGCCGACCAAAAGGTGAAGGTCGGCTTCTTCCGCGTCGGCCCGGTTCGCTTTGAACTTCTCGAGCCGACCGATCCGACCAGCACGGTCGCGACGTTCATCGAGAAAAAGGGCGAAGGACTGCACCACGTCGCGCTTGAGGTCGACGACATCAACGCCCGGATCGCCGACGTCAAGGCGAAGGGGCTGCGGATGATTGACGAGAAGGCTCGGCCGGGCTCGCATCACCTGCAAATCGCCTTCGTCCACCCCAAGAGCACCTTCGGGGTTCTGACCGAGCTTTGCGAAGTCTCGAAGGACGCTCACTGA
- a CDS encoding succinate dehydrogenase cytochrome b subunit, whose translation MSAVATSPAAGRRPAPRNRVQRFLTSSIGLKLVMAFSGVLLSLFVLGHMLGNLQAYQGAEALDDYGRLLRKEPALLWTVRFGLLGTIALHIYAYIALLKRNGAARPKGYRMRKWRESSYASRSMKITGPLLLAFIIFHILHLTTGTVHPHFEEGKVYHNVVTGLTGVYGLIYVLAMAMLAFHLWHGVWSMMLTLGLPEGRYGSVGRAAATIFTALVTVGFATVPLAVMAGLLK comes from the coding sequence ATGAGCGCGGTCGCGACGAGTCCCGCCGCCGGGCGGAGACCGGCCCCCCGCAATCGAGTCCAGAGGTTTCTGACCTCCTCGATCGGGCTGAAGCTGGTCATGGCCTTTTCCGGCGTCTTGCTCTCCTTGTTCGTGCTGGGCCATATGCTCGGCAACCTCCAGGCCTATCAGGGCGCGGAGGCGCTTGACGACTACGGCCGGCTGCTTCGCAAGGAACCCGCGCTGCTGTGGACAGTCCGATTCGGACTGCTGGGCACGATTGCACTGCACATCTACGCCTACATCGCGCTCTTGAAGCGGAACGGCGCGGCTCGCCCCAAGGGCTACCGGATGCGCAAATGGCGGGAGTCCAGCTACGCCTCGCGGTCGATGAAGATCACCGGTCCGCTGCTGCTGGCCTTCATCATCTTCCACATCCTCCACCTGACGACCGGCACGGTCCACCCGCACTTTGAGGAAGGGAAGGTCTATCACAACGTGGTGACGGGCCTGACAGGCGTCTACGGCCTGATTTACGTCCTGGCCATGGCGATGCTGGCGTTCCACCTCTGGCACGGCGTCTGGAGCATGATGCTGACGCTGGGCCTGCCCGAAGGCCGCTACGGCTCGGTCGGGCGAGCCGCCGCCACCATCTTCACCGCGCTGGTGACGGTGGGTTTCGCGACCGTCCCCCTGGCCGTGATGGCCGGCCTTCTCAAGTGA
- a CDS encoding fumarate reductase/succinate dehydrogenase flavoprotein subunit, producing the protein MELKSNVPPGPLAEKWTQHKFDMKLVNPANKRKYSVIVVGSGLAGGSAAASLAELGYNVSCFCYQDSPRRAHSIAAQGGINAAKNYQNDGDSVHRLFYDTIKGGDFRAREANVHRLAEVSINIIDQCVAQGVPFAREYSGLLANRSFGGAQVSRTFYARGQTGQQLLLGAYQALERQVGLGTVKMHTRHEMQQLVVVDGKARGIVVRNLETGELESHVADAVILATGGYGTVFYLATYAKGSNCTAIWRAYKKGAALANPCYTQIHPTCIPVTGDHQSKLTLMSESLRNDGRIWVPKKQGDHRSPDQIPEGERDYYLERKYPAFGNLSPRDIASRAAKEVCDEGRGVGKTGLGVYLDFADATKRLGVDTVRERYGNLFDMYERITDENPYKVPMRIYPASHYTMGGLWVDYNLMSTVEGLFVLGEANFSDHGANRLGASALMQGLADGYFVIPYTLGNYFGTVRSFDKVGLDHPEFKKAEAEVNERSKRLLNIKGDKTPDDFHRELGKIMWNYCGMGRTEEGLKKALAELPVLRREFWNGVRVLGTNDELNQSLEKASRVADLIELGELLCLDALERRESCGAHFREEYQTPDHEAQRDDEHFCHVAAWEYTGDDSTPVRHVEPLTFENVHLQTRSYK; encoded by the coding sequence GTGGAACTGAAATCGAACGTCCCTCCCGGCCCGCTCGCCGAAAAGTGGACCCAGCATAAGTTCGACATGAAGCTGGTGAACCCGGCGAACAAGCGGAAGTACTCCGTGATCGTCGTCGGTTCGGGACTGGCAGGCGGCTCCGCCGCGGCGTCGCTCGCCGAGCTGGGGTACAACGTCTCCTGTTTCTGCTACCAGGACAGCCCTCGCCGGGCCCACTCGATCGCCGCCCAGGGCGGCATCAACGCCGCCAAGAACTACCAGAACGACGGCGACAGCGTCCATCGCCTCTTCTACGACACCATCAAGGGGGGCGACTTCCGCGCCCGCGAGGCCAACGTCCACCGGCTGGCCGAGGTGTCGATCAACATCATCGACCAGTGCGTGGCCCAGGGCGTCCCGTTCGCCCGCGAGTACAGCGGCCTGCTGGCCAACCGCTCGTTCGGCGGCGCCCAGGTCTCCCGCACCTTCTACGCCCGCGGCCAGACCGGCCAGCAGTTGCTTCTCGGCGCCTACCAGGCGCTGGAGCGGCAGGTCGGCCTCGGGACGGTCAAGATGCACACGCGGCACGAGATGCAGCAGCTCGTCGTCGTCGACGGCAAGGCTCGTGGCATCGTCGTTCGCAACCTGGAAACCGGCGAGTTGGAGTCGCACGTCGCCGACGCCGTCATCCTGGCGACCGGCGGTTACGGCACGGTGTTCTACCTTGCCACCTACGCCAAGGGTTCTAACTGCACGGCCATCTGGCGGGCTTACAAGAAGGGGGCCGCCCTCGCCAACCCCTGCTACACTCAGATCCACCCGACCTGCATCCCCGTCACGGGCGATCATCAGAGCAAGCTGACGCTGATGTCGGAGTCGCTCCGCAACGACGGCCGCATCTGGGTCCCCAAGAAGCAGGGCGACCACCGTTCGCCCGACCAGATCCCCGAGGGCGAACGCGACTACTACCTCGAGCGGAAGTACCCCGCGTTCGGCAACCTCTCGCCGCGTGACATCGCATCGCGGGCGGCCAAGGAGGTTTGCGACGAGGGCCGGGGCGTCGGCAAGACCGGCCTCGGCGTGTACCTCGACTTCGCCGACGCGACCAAGCGCCTGGGCGTCGACACGGTCCGCGAACGCTACGGCAACTTGTTCGACATGTACGAGCGGATCACCGACGAGAACCCGTACAAGGTGCCGATGCGGATCTACCCCGCTTCCCACTACACGATGGGCGGGCTCTGGGTCGACTACAACCTGATGAGCACCGTCGAAGGGCTCTTCGTGCTCGGCGAGGCCAACTTCTCCGACCACGGCGCCAACCGCCTCGGCGCCAGCGCCCTGATGCAGGGGCTGGCTGACGGCTACTTCGTCATCCCTTACACGCTGGGGAACTACTTCGGCACCGTCCGCTCCTTCGACAAGGTCGGGCTCGACCACCCCGAGTTCAAGAAGGCCGAGGCCGAGGTCAACGAGCGCTCGAAGCGCCTCCTGAACATCAAGGGGGACAAGACGCCCGACGACTTCCACCGCGAGCTCGGCAAGATCATGTGGAATTACTGCGGCATGGGCCGCACAGAGGAAGGCCTCAAGAAAGCCCTCGCCGAGCTGCCCGTCCTGCGCCGGGAGTTCTGGAACGGCGTCCGCGTCCTGGGGACGAACGACGAGTTGAACCAGTCGCTGGAGAAGGCCAGCCGCGTCGCCGACCTGATCGAACTCGGCGAGCTGCTTTGCCTCGACGCCCTGGAACGTCGGGAATCCTGCGGGGCCCACTTCCGCGAGGAATACCAGACCCCCGACCACGAAGCCCAGCGCGACGACGAGCACTTCTGCCACGTCGCGGCGTGGGAGTACACCGGCGACGACTCGACGCCGGTCCGCCACGTCGAACCGCTGACGTTCGAGAACGTCCACCTCCAGACCCGCAGTTACAAGTGA
- a CDS encoding succinate dehydrogenase/fumarate reductase iron-sulfur subunit yields MNLTLHVWRQKNRSAEGEFVTYREEARGISTDMSFLEMLDVVNERLIKSGKEPIAFDHDCREGICGQCGVVINGSPHGPRRATTSCQLHMRSFQDGAELTIEPWRAAAFPVVKDLVVDRGAFDRIIASGGFISVRTGNAPEANGLPVPKQDSDLAMDAAACIGCGACVAACPNASAMLFVAAKAEHLNLLPQGAPEKDNRVLAMVDQADAEGFGNCTNHGECEAVCPKEISMGFIARLNGDYRRASLKRPRAAAPAGGAG; encoded by the coding sequence CTGAACCTGACCCTGCACGTCTGGAGACAGAAGAATCGGTCGGCTGAAGGCGAGTTCGTAACCTACCGCGAGGAAGCCCGCGGCATCAGCACTGACATGTCGTTCCTGGAGATGCTCGACGTCGTCAACGAACGGCTCATCAAGTCGGGCAAGGAGCCGATCGCCTTCGACCACGACTGTCGCGAGGGGATCTGCGGCCAGTGCGGCGTGGTCATCAACGGCAGCCCCCACGGGCCCCGCCGCGCGACGACGTCGTGCCAGCTCCACATGCGGAGCTTCCAGGACGGCGCCGAGCTGACCATCGAGCCCTGGCGGGCGGCGGCCTTCCCCGTGGTCAAGGACCTCGTGGTCGACCGCGGCGCATTCGACCGGATCATCGCGTCCGGAGGGTTCATCTCCGTCCGCACCGGCAACGCCCCCGAGGCCAACGGCCTCCCCGTGCCGAAGCAGGATTCCGACCTGGCCATGGACGCCGCCGCCTGCATCGGCTGCGGCGCCTGCGTGGCCGCCTGCCCGAACGCCTCGGCCATGCTGTTCGTCGCCGCCAAGGCGGAGCATCTCAACCTGCTCCCCCAGGGCGCTCCGGAGAAGGACAACCGAGTCCTGGCGATGGTCGACCAGGCCGACGCCGAGGGCTTCGGCAACTGCACCAACCACGGCGAATGCGAGGCCGTCTGTCCCAAGGAGATCAGCATGGGCTTCATCGCCCGGCTGAACGGGGACTACCGCCGCGCCAGCCTGAAGCGTCCCCGAGCCGCCGCTCCCGCCGGCGGCGCCGGCTGA
- a CDS encoding glycoside hydrolase: MRPAPRLIFPIGLVFILVPATFGQSSPGDPLKGWSAFWSRTQGAGSAVADPGVRRDERPSIRVEHKGDRDWSLGRERSEDVVPGAIYNLSAWIKTDGKSRAVLSAVIRDAKGDTIDWSYGAVTATSDDWKHIETRFMIPPGAKTMQPRITGDGPATVWIAVFSADRSPESITIAPTPTGRKLTLANDQIRLEVDPAAATFRLHDARNGREWSQSAPKSPLLVVGSESTPDHIRLDLVDPRTILRLHATFTLDPARPEILVELTGEGPLAGSLAYPYAFATTAGETLIMPVNEGMSYPVDDPRLPPMHYILYGGHGLCMGWWGVVDGPKGMMAIVETPDDASIRVPRVDGRLQLAPNWDPHKGTFGPARKIRYIPVAEGGYVAMAKRYREHAKAIGLFKTLAEKRAVNPNIDKLVGAVNVWCWDGKPAPIVRELKAAGIDRILWSNASSPEQLAEMNAMGVLTSRYDIYQDVMDPAVFPRLRSIHRDWPTKAWPADLMIDSHGDWIKGWEVETKDGARVPCGVTCDRQAPAYAVERIGEELKTHPYQSRFIDTTTASPWRECYSPNHPVDRSESRKFKMDLLDVVHGRYKLVTGCETGHDASVPFVDYFEGMMSLGPYRVRDAGRRMQQIVEEVPPQIEKFQVGSFYRLPLWELVYHDCVVAQWYWGDYNNKLPAVWDRRDLINALYGTPPMFMFTADSWRKNRDRFIKSYQTAARVARDTGYSEMLSHEWLTPDHNVQRTTFANGETVVVNFGSKPYQAPNGETIAPLGLSIRPGTATP, encoded by the coding sequence ATGCGACCGGCTCCGCGTCTCATCTTCCCCATCGGCCTGGTCTTCATTCTCGTCCCAGCCACATTCGGGCAGTCCTCGCCCGGCGACCCTCTCAAGGGCTGGAGCGCCTTCTGGTCCCGCACGCAGGGCGCGGGGTCGGCCGTCGCCGATCCGGGCGTCCGTCGCGACGAGCGCCCCTCGATCCGCGTCGAGCACAAGGGGGACCGCGACTGGAGCCTCGGCCGCGAGAGGTCGGAGGATGTCGTCCCCGGCGCGATCTACAACCTCTCGGCCTGGATCAAGACCGACGGCAAGTCGCGGGCCGTCCTCTCGGCCGTCATCCGCGATGCCAAGGGCGACACGATCGACTGGTCGTATGGCGCGGTCACGGCGACCTCCGACGACTGGAAGCACATCGAGACCCGGTTCATGATCCCCCCCGGGGCTAAGACGATGCAGCCCCGAATCACCGGAGACGGCCCCGCGACCGTCTGGATCGCCGTGTTCTCGGCCGACCGCAGCCCCGAGTCGATCACGATCGCTCCCACGCCGACCGGCCGCAAGCTGACGTTGGCGAACGATCAGATCCGCCTCGAAGTCGATCCGGCCGCCGCGACGTTTCGCCTCCACGACGCCCGCAACGGACGCGAGTGGTCGCAGAGCGCTCCGAAGTCGCCCCTACTCGTCGTCGGCAGCGAATCGACGCCCGATCACATCCGGCTCGACCTCGTCGACCCCCGGACGATCCTCAGGCTGCACGCGACGTTCACGCTTGACCCCGCACGCCCCGAGATTCTCGTCGAATTGACCGGCGAGGGCCCGCTCGCCGGCTCGCTGGCCTATCCCTACGCCTTCGCGACGACCGCCGGCGAGACGCTGATCATGCCGGTCAACGAGGGGATGAGCTACCCCGTCGACGACCCCAGACTGCCGCCGATGCACTACATCCTCTACGGCGGCCACGGCCTCTGCATGGGATGGTGGGGCGTCGTCGACGGCCCCAAGGGCATGATGGCGATCGTCGAGACGCCCGACGACGCCTCGATCCGCGTCCCTCGCGTCGACGGCCGTCTCCAACTCGCTCCGAATTGGGATCCGCACAAGGGGACGTTCGGGCCGGCCCGGAAGATCCGCTACATTCCGGTCGCCGAGGGCGGCTACGTTGCCATGGCCAAGCGCTATCGCGAGCACGCGAAGGCGATCGGCCTCTTCAAGACCCTGGCTGAAAAGCGAGCGGTGAACCCGAACATCGACAAGCTCGTGGGTGCGGTCAACGTCTGGTGCTGGGACGGCAAACCGGCTCCCATCGTCCGCGAGTTGAAGGCCGCCGGCATCGACCGCATCCTCTGGTCCAACGCCTCGTCGCCTGAGCAGCTCGCCGAGATGAACGCGATGGGTGTCCTGACCAGCCGATACGACATCTACCAGGATGTGATGGACCCCGCCGTCTTCCCCAGGCTTCGCTCCATCCATCGCGATTGGCCCACGAAGGCCTGGCCGGCCGACCTGATGATCGACTCCCACGGCGACTGGATCAAAGGCTGGGAGGTCGAGACCAAGGACGGCGCGAGGGTCCCCTGCGGAGTCACCTGCGACCGCCAGGCCCCGGCCTACGCCGTCGAGCGGATCGGCGAGGAGTTGAAGACGCATCCATACCAGTCGCGATTCATCGACACGACGACGGCCTCCCCCTGGCGCGAGTGCTACTCGCCCAACCACCCCGTCGACCGCTCGGAGAGCCGCAAGTTCAAGATGGACCTCCTCGACGTCGTCCACGGCCGATACAAGCTCGTCACAGGCTGCGAAACCGGCCACGACGCCTCGGTCCCGTTCGTCGATTACTTTGAAGGCATGATGAGCCTGGGCCCGTACCGCGTCCGCGACGCCGGCCGGCGCATGCAGCAGATCGTCGAAGAAGTGCCGCCCCAGATCGAGAAGTTCCAGGTCGGGTCGTTCTATCGCCTGCCGCTCTGGGAGTTGGTCTACCACGACTGCGTCGTCGCCCAGTGGTACTGGGGAGACTATAACAACAAGCTCCCCGCCGTCTGGGATCGTCGCGACCTCATCAACGCCCTCTACGGCACGCCGCCGATGTTCATGTTCACCGCCGACTCCTGGCGCAAGAACCGCGACCGCTTCATCAAGAGCTATCAGACGGCCGCCCGCGTCGCCCGCGACACGGGCTACAGCGAGATGCTCTCCCACGAATGGCTCACCCCCGACCACAACGTCCAGCGCACGACGTTCGCCAATGGAGAGACCGTCGTGGTGAACTTCGGCTCGAAGCCGTATCAGGCTCCCAACGGCGAAACCATCGCGCCCCTCGGCCTCAGCATCCGACCCGGGACGGCGACTCCCTGA
- a CDS encoding DUF1553 domain-containing protein yields MTEVRTTIAAVLLAGCCGASALATEPPTFEKDVRPIFKTYCLDCHGGDSTKGKLDLRLRRFAEKGGTSGPALNPGNVDDSYLLARIQDGEMPPGEKKVPAEQVALIERWIAAGAPTARPEPETLPPGLPITEEDRAHWAYQPMRKPTPPVVEGAHVRTPIDAFVASRLREKGLGLSPDADRRTLIRRATFDLTGLSPTWEETQAFVDDSREDAYERLIDRLLASPQYGERWGRHWLDVAGYSDSDGDGSTDTARPYAYKYRDYVVRAFNADKPLDRFIVEQLAGDELVDRKDGISPDEAETLAATGFLRMVVDGTASGGGDLPLASNQMVADAIKVVGSSLYGLTVGCAQCHDHRYDPISQEDYYRLRAVFEPAFDPSHWRRPGQRLISLYTDADRAKAAAVEAEAAPLQKAVSEKRERFIAEAIEIELKKHPEPEQSKLREARAEAADKRTPEQKQLLADNPSLNITSGVLYQYNAKAAEELKKDDQAVAAKRAEKPTEDFVAVLDEAPGIRPETKIFHRGDHRQPTRAVAPGDLTITSPEGGRFEVADADPKAGSSGRRLAFAKRLTEGRHPLVARALANRIWMHHFGRGIVETPSDFGALGGRPSNPELLDWLASELVDSGWSLKQFHRLIMTSTVYRQSSLRDSQRDRIDGDGALLSRYPVRRIDAESLRDAVLQVAGRLDRMPFGPSVEVVEDALGLVGPVGDTPRRSVYIQVRRSRPVSFLTAFDAPVMAVNCERRVEATSAPQALMLMNGSFLLKHAEALAGRLIAGAPGDDEAAVDRRIVEAWRTTYLRSPSPEETAAAREYLAAQKAVLDKDPAAKDRDRTALAGLCQQLLNSNEFLYVD; encoded by the coding sequence ATGACGGAGGTCCGGACGACGATCGCCGCGGTCTTGCTGGCCGGCTGCTGCGGGGCTTCGGCCCTCGCGACCGAGCCGCCGACGTTCGAGAAGGACGTCCGGCCGATCTTCAAGACGTATTGCCTGGATTGCCACGGCGGCGACTCCACCAAGGGGAAGCTCGACCTCCGCCTCCGTCGCTTCGCCGAGAAGGGGGGGACGAGCGGCCCGGCCCTGAACCCGGGGAACGTCGACGACAGCTATCTCCTGGCCCGGATCCAGGACGGCGAAATGCCGCCGGGAGAGAAGAAAGTTCCCGCCGAGCAGGTCGCCCTCATCGAGCGCTGGATCGCCGCCGGCGCCCCGACGGCTCGCCCCGAGCCGGAAACCCTCCCCCCCGGCCTGCCGATCACCGAGGAAGACCGCGCCCACTGGGCCTACCAGCCGATGCGAAAGCCCACGCCGCCGGTCGTGGAAGGGGCTCACGTCCGGACGCCGATCGATGCATTCGTCGCCTCCCGCCTGCGAGAGAAAGGCCTGGGCCTCTCCCCCGACGCCGACCGTCGCACGCTGATCCGTCGCGCGACCTTCGACCTGACCGGCCTGTCTCCGACCTGGGAGGAAACCCAGGCGTTTGTGGACGACTCGCGGGAAGACGCCTACGAGCGGCTGATCGACCGCCTTCTCGCCAGCCCTCAGTACGGCGAACGATGGGGGAGACACTGGCTGGACGTCGCCGGCTACTCCGATTCCGACGGCGACGGCTCCACCGACACAGCGCGGCCCTATGCCTACAAGTACCGCGATTACGTGGTCCGCGCGTTCAACGCCGACAAGCCGCTGGACCGCTTCATCGTCGAGCAACTCGCGGGCGACGAGTTGGTCGATCGAAAGGACGGGATCTCGCCCGATGAGGCTGAGACGCTGGCGGCGACGGGCTTCCTGCGGATGGTCGTCGACGGAACGGCGTCCGGGGGCGGCGACCTGCCCCTCGCCTCGAACCAGATGGTGGCGGACGCCATCAAGGTCGTCGGCTCGTCCCTGTACGGCCTGACGGTCGGCTGCGCCCAGTGCCACGACCACCGCTACGACCCGATCTCTCAGGAAGACTACTACCGCCTCCGCGCCGTGTTCGAGCCGGCCTTCGATCCGTCCCATTGGCGAAGGCCCGGCCAGCGCCTCATCTCCCTTTACACCGACGCCGACCGCGCCAAGGCCGCCGCCGTCGAGGCCGAGGCCGCCCCCCTCCAGAAGGCCGTCTCCGAGAAGCGGGAGCGGTTCATCGCCGAGGCGATTGAGATCGAGTTGAAGAAGCACCCGGAGCCCGAGCAATCGAAGCTCCGCGAGGCCCGGGCTGAGGCGGCCGACAAGCGGACTCCGGAGCAGAAACAACTGCTGGCCGACAACCCCAGCCTGAACATCACCTCGGGCGTCCTCTACCAGTACAACGCCAAGGCCGCCGAGGAACTCAAGAAGGACGATCAGGCCGTCGCCGCGAAGCGTGCGGAGAAGCCGACCGAGGATTTCGTCGCGGTGCTCGACGAGGCTCCCGGCATCCGCCCCGAGACGAAGATCTTCCACCGAGGCGACCATCGCCAGCCAACCCGGGCCGTCGCGCCCGGCGACCTTACGATCACGTCGCCCGAAGGCGGGCGATTCGAGGTCGCCGACGCCGATCCCAAGGCCGGTTCCAGCGGCCGCCGCCTGGCCTTCGCGAAGCGACTGACCGAAGGCCGCCACCCGCTGGTCGCCCGAGCCCTGGCGAACCGAATCTGGATGCACCACTTCGGCCGGGGGATCGTCGAGACCCCCAGCGATTTCGGCGCCCTCGGCGGTCGGCCCTCGAATCCGGAACTGCTCGACTGGCTGGCCTCCGAGTTGGTCGATTCGGGCTGGAGCCTCAAACAATTCCACCGCCTGATCATGACCTCCACGGTCTACCGCCAGTCGTCGCTCCGCGACTCTCAGCGCGACCGCATCGACGGCGACGGAGCGCTCCTAAGTCGGTACCCTGTCCGACGGATCGACGCCGAGTCACTGCGAGACGCGGTGCTCCAGGTCGCCGGCCGGCTGGATCGAATGCCGTTCGGGCCGTCGGTCGAGGTGGTTGAAGACGCTCTGGGGCTGGTCGGCCCTGTCGGGGATACGCCTCGGCGGAGCGTCTACATCCAGGTCCGCCGTTCGCGGCCGGTGTCGTTCCTCACCGCGTTCGACGCCCCCGTCATGGCCGTCAACTGCGAACGTCGAGTGGAGGCCACGTCGGCTCCGCAGGCCCTCATGCTGATGAACGGGTCGTTCCTGCTCAAGCACGCGGAGGCCCTGGCCGGGAGGTTGATCGCGGGCGCCCCGGGAGACGATGAGGCGGCCGTCGACCGCCGGATCGTCGAGGCCTGGCGAACGACCTACCTTCGCTCTCCCTCCCCCGAGGAGACGGCCGCCGCACGCGAGTATCTCGCCGCCCAGAAGGCCGTTCTCGACAAGGATCCCGCCGCCAAGGACCGCGACCGGACCGCCCTGGCCGGTCTCTGTCAGCAACTCCTCAACTCCAACGAGTTCCTGTATGTCGATTGA
- a CDS encoding DUF1501 domain-containing protein: MSIDPRYSTRRSFLANTAFGVGAVALAQLLSEENLLAGPSKALPENHPLSLEPRPPLFAPRANAMISLFMHGGPSHVDLFDPKPELSRQHGVDYQGEVGFSFVNRASKKLFGSPWKFAKHGECGTDVSELLPEIATCVDDLCVIRSMHTGHNGHEVSIRFFHGGIAAQTGRPTLGSWLVYGLGSESRELPAYMVLSDPGGPPVDGPHNWSSGYMPPLYQGTVLRPEEPRILNLDPPPKLKGTLQEQGLAFLDRLNRSHLERHPGEAELESRIHSFELAARMQTAAKEALDVSQEPRYIQEMYGLDDDATRDYGTRCLIARRLVERGVRFVQIFLGGQPWDNHSSLKTGLPNICRRTDKPSAALVKDLKQRGLLDTTLVHWGGEIGRLPVVEGSLEAKDAGRDHNGQGFTIWMAGGGIKPGMTFGATDEVGHRAVENVVTPNDFQATVLHLFGLDHTRLAYQSSGRAQRLVESDKARIVKEILRNA; encoded by the coding sequence ATGTCGATTGACCCGCGATACTCGACCCGGCGCTCGTTTCTGGCGAACACGGCCTTCGGCGTCGGCGCCGTGGCCCTCGCACAGCTTTTGAGCGAGGAGAACCTGCTGGCCGGCCCGAGCAAGGCCCTCCCCGAAAATCATCCCCTGAGCCTGGAGCCCCGGCCTCCCCTGTTCGCGCCCCGGGCGAACGCGATGATCTCGCTGTTCATGCACGGCGGTCCGTCGCACGTCGACCTCTTCGACCCCAAGCCGGAACTCTCACGCCAGCACGGCGTCGATTACCAGGGCGAGGTCGGTTTCAGCTTCGTCAACCGGGCGAGCAAGAAACTCTTCGGCAGCCCCTGGAAGTTCGCCAAGCATGGGGAGTGCGGAACCGACGTCTCGGAGCTGCTCCCCGAAATCGCGACCTGCGTCGACGACCTCTGCGTCATCCGCTCCATGCATACCGGCCACAACGGCCATGAGGTCTCGATCCGCTTCTTCCACGGCGGGATCGCGGCCCAGACAGGACGGCCGACCCTCGGGAGTTGGTTGGTTTACGGCCTTGGGAGCGAGTCGCGCGAGCTGCCGGCCTACATGGTCCTCTCGGATCCGGGCGGCCCACCCGTCGACGGCCCCCACAACTGGTCGAGCGGCTACATGCCGCCGCTCTACCAGGGGACCGTCCTCCGCCCCGAGGAGCCTCGGATCCTCAACCTCGATCCGCCGCCGAAGCTCAAGGGCACCCTCCAGGAGCAGGGTCTGGCGTTCCTCGACCGCCTGAATCGCAGCCATCTGGAACGCCATCCCGGCGAGGCCGAGTTGGAGTCGCGAATCCACAGCTTCGAGCTTGCCGCCCGAATGCAGACGGCCGCCAAAGAAGCGCTCGACGTTTCGCAGGAGCCCCGTTACATCCAGGAGATGTACGGGCTCGACGACGACGCCACCCGCGACTATGGCACACGCTGCCTGATCGCCCGCCGGCTGGTCGAACGCGGAGTGCGGTTCGTCCAGATCTTCCTGGGCGGCCAGCCGTGGGACAACCACAGCAGCCTCAAGACGGGCCTGCCCAACATCTGCCGGCGGACCGACAAGCCCTCGGCCGCATTGGTCAAGGACCTGAAGCAGCGCGGGCTGCTGGATACGACGCTCGTCCACTGGGGGGGCGAGATCGGCCGCCTGCCGGTCGTCGAGGGCTCGCTGGAAGCCAAGGACGCCGGCCGCGACCACAACGGCCAGGGCTTCACGATCTGGATGGCCGGCGGCGGGATCAAGCCGGGGATGACCTTCGGCGCGACCGACGAGGTCGGCCACCGCGCCGTCGAGAACGTCGTCACCCCCAACGACTTCCAGGCCACCGTCCTCCACCTGTTCGGCCTCGATCACACTCGCCTGGCGTACCAGTCGAGCGGCCGCGCTCAGCGGCTCGTCGAGAGCGACAAGGCCCGGATCGTGAAGGAAATCCTCCGCAACGCTTGA
- a CDS encoding HAD family hydrolase yields MLPFEGVLFDVDGTLIDSNDAHAEAWLRAFDAHGYKVTFPEIRERIGKGGDKMVMELVGLKEDDPTAMAINEDRADFFLEQLVPTLHGFPAARDLIQRMKEDGLRIGVASSAKTDELKALLKIARIADLIEAQTSSDDAENSKPDPDIVVAAVEKLGLPADRVVMLGDTPYDVQAAARAGVAVIAVRSGGWEAEELAGAIAVYNDVADLFDNYDESPLGVAAVNRSAAS; encoded by the coding sequence ATGCTGCCCTTCGAAGGCGTCCTTTTCGACGTCGACGGAACCCTGATCGACAGTAACGACGCCCACGCCGAGGCCTGGCTGCGCGCGTTCGACGCCCACGGCTACAAGGTTACCTTCCCCGAGATTCGCGAGCGAATCGGCAAAGGCGGGGACAAGATGGTCATGGAACTCGTCGGCTTGAAGGAAGACGATCCAACGGCCATGGCGATCAATGAAGATCGCGCCGATTTCTTCCTCGAACAACTCGTCCCAACGCTTCACGGTTTCCCCGCCGCCCGCGATCTCATCCAGCGCATGAAGGAGGACGGGCTTAGAATCGGCGTCGCCAGTTCAGCCAAGACCGATGAGTTGAAAGCGCTCCTCAAGATCGCCCGAATCGCCGATCTGATCGAGGCGCAGACCTCCTCCGACGACGCCGAGAACTCCAAGCCCGACCCGGACATCGTCGTCGCGGCGGTGGAGAAGCTCGGCCTGCCGGCGGATCGAGTCGTCATGCTTGGTGATACGCCTTACGACGTCCAGGCCGCGGCACGAGCCGGGGTGGCGGTGATCGCCGTCCGATCGGGCGGCTGGGAGGCTGAGGAACTGGCCGGCGCGATCGCCGTTTATAACGACGTCGCCGACCTGTTCGACAATTACGATGAATCACCGTTGGGCGTCGCGGCGGTCAATCGCTCAGCAGCGTCTTGA